In a genomic window of Nomascus leucogenys isolate Asia chromosome 4, Asia_NLE_v1, whole genome shotgun sequence:
- the VILL gene encoding villin-like protein isoform X1, with product MIIQWNGPKTSISEKARGLALTYSLRDRERGGRAQIGVVDDEAKAPDLMQIMEAVLGRRVGSLRAATPSKDINQLQKANVRLYHVYEKGKDLVVLELAIPPLTQDLLQEEDFYILDQGGFKIFVWQGRMSSLQERKAAFSRAVGFIQAKGYPTYTNVEVVNDGAESAAFKQLFRTWSEKWSRNQKLGGRDKSIHVKLDVGKLHTQPELAAQLRMVDDGSGKVEVWCIQDLHRQPVDPKRHGQLCAGNCYLVLYTYQRLGRVQYILYLWQGHQATADEIEALNGNAEELDVMYGGALVQEHVTVGSEPPHFLAIFQGQLVIFQERAGHHGKGQSASTTRLFQVQGTNSHNTRTMEVPARASSLNSSDIFLLVTASVCYLWFGKGCNGDQREMARVVVTVISRKNEETVLEGQEPPHFWEALGGRAPYPSNKRLPEEVPSFQPRLFECSSQMGCLVLAEVVFFSQEDLDKYDIMLLDTWQEIFLWLGEAASEWKEAVAWGQEYLKTHPAGRSLATPIVLVKQGHEPPTFTGWFFTWDPYKWTSHPSYEEVVDGSLAAASTISEITAEVNNLRLSRWPGNGRAGAVALQALKGSQDSSENKLMRSPKSGGSRTSSSISSTSATINGGLRREQLMHQAVEDLPEGVDPARREFYLSDSDFQDIFGKSKEEFYSMATWRQRQEKKQLGFF from the exons ATGATCATCCAGTGGAATGGGCCCAAGACCAGCATTTCTGAGAAGGCTCGG GGGCTGGCCTTGACCTACAGCCTCCGGGACAGGGAACGTGGTGGTCGTGCACAGATTGGTGTGGTGGATGATGAGGCCAAAGCCCCGGACCTCATGCAGATCATGGAGGCTGTGCTGGGCCGCAGGGTGGGCAGCCTgcgtgccgccacgcccagcaAGGATATCAACCAGCTGCAGAAGGCCAATGTTCGCCTGTACCA TGTCTATGAGAAGGGCAAAGACCTGGTGGTCCTGGAGTTGGCGATTCCCCCACTGACCCAGGACCTGCTGcaggaggag GACTTCTACATCCTGGACCAGGGTGGCTTCAAGATCTTTGTGTGGCAGGGACGCATGTCTAGCCTCCAGGAGAGAAAGGCTGCCTTCAGCCGGGCCGTG GGCTTCATCCAGGCGAAGGGCTACCCGACCTACACCAACGTGGAGGTGGTGAACGACGGCGCCGAATCGGCCGCGTTCAAGCAGCTCTTCCGGACTTGGTCTGAGAAGTGGAGCAGGAACCAGAAGCTCGGCGGGAGGG ATAAATCGATTCATGTAAAGCTGGACGTGGGCAAGCTGCACACCCAGCCTGAGTTAGCGGCCCAGCTCAGGATGGTGGACGACGGCTCTGGGAAGGTGGAG GTGTGGTGTATCCAGGACTTACACAGGCAGCCCGTGGACCCCAAGCGTCATGGACAGCTGTGTGCAGGCAACTGCTACCTTGTGCTCTACACATACCAGAGGCTGGGCCGTGTCCAGTACATCCTGTACCTATGGCAG GGCCACCAGGCCACTGCAGATGAGATTGAGGCCCTGAACGGCAACGCTGAGGAGCTAGATGTCATGTATGGTGGCGCCCTAGTACAGGAGCACGTGACCGTGGGCAGCGAGCCCCCCCACTTCCTCGCCATCTTCCAGGGCCAGCTGGTGATCTTCCAG GAGAGAGCTGGGCACCATGGAAAGGGGCAGTCAGCATCCACCACAAGGCTTTTCCAAGTTCAAGGCACCAACAGCCACAACACCAGGACCATGGAGGTGCCAGCCCGTGCCTCATCCCTCAACTCCAGTGACATCTTCTTGCTGGTCACAGCCAGCGTCTGCTACCTCTGGTTTGGGAAG GGCTGTAATGGTGATCAGCGTGAGATGGCACGGGTGGTGGTCACCGTCATTTCCAGGAAGAACGAGGAAACAGTGCTGGAGGGTCAGGAGCCTCCCCACTTCTGGGAGGCCCTGGGAGGCCGGGCGCCCTACCCCAGCAACAAAAG GCTCCCTGAGGAGGTCCCCAGCTTCCAGCCACGACTGTTTGAGTGCTCCAGCCAGATGGGCTGCCTGGTCCTCGCAGAAGTGGTGTTCTTCAGCCAGGAGGACCTGGACAAGTATGACATCATGTTACTGGACACCTGGCAGGAG ATCTTCCTGTGGCTTGGGGAAGCTGCAAGTGAGTGGAAGGAGGCAGTGGCCTGGGGCCAGGAGTACCTGAAGACCCACccagcagggaggagcctggccacACCCATCGTGCTGGTCAAGCAGGGCCATGAGCCTCCCACCTTCACTGGATGGTTCTTCACTTGGGACCCCTACAAGTGGACT AGCCACCCGTCCTACGAAGAAGTGGTGGATGGCAGCCTGGCAGCAGCATCAACCATCTCTGAGATAACAGCA GAAGTCAACAACCTCCGGCTATCCAGATGGCCAGGCAATGGCAGGGCAGGTGCCGTGGCCCTGCAGGCCCTCAAGGGCTCCCAGGACAGCTCAGAGAATAAGCTGATGCGGAGCCCCAAGTCGGGTGGCAGCAGAACCAGCAGCTCCATCAGCAGCACCAGCGCCACGATCAATGGGGGCCTGCGCCGGGAACAACTGATGCACCAGGCCGTTGAGGACCTGCCAGAGGGCGTGGACCCTGCCCGCAGGGAG TTCTATCTCTCAGACTCTGACTTCCAAGATATCTTTGGGAAATCCAAGGAGGAATTCTACAGCATGGCCACGTGGAGGCAGCGGCAGGAGAAAAAGCAGCTGGGCTTCTTCTGA
- the VILL gene encoding villin-like protein isoform X2, whose product MDISKGLPAMQGGLHIWITENRKMVPVPEGAYGNFFEEHCYVILHVPQSPKATRGASSDLHYWVGKQAGAEAQGAAEAFQQCLQDELGDQTVLHREVQAHESDCFCSYFRPGIIYRKGGLASDLKHVETNLFNIQRLLHIKGRKHVSATEVELSWNSFNKGDIFLLDLGKMIIQWNGPKTSISEKARGLALTYSLRDRERGGRAQIGVVDDEAKAPDLMQIMEAVLGRRVGSLRAATPSKDINQLQKANVRLYHVYEKGKDLVVLELAIPPLTQDLLQEEDFYILDQGGFKIFVWQGRMSSLQERKAAFSRAVGFIQAKGYPTYTNVEVVNDGAESAAFKQLFRTWSEKWSRNQKLGGRDKSIHVKLDVGKLHTQPELAAQLRMVDDGSGKVEVWCIQDLHRQPVDPKRHGQLCAGNCYLVLYTYQRLGRVQYILYLWQGHQATADEIEALNGNAEELDVMYGGALVQEHVTVGSEPPHFLAIFQGQLVIFQERAGHHGKGQSASTTRLFQVQGTNSHNTRTMEVPARASSLNSSDIFLLVTASVCYLWFGKGCNGDQREMARVVVTVISRKNEETVLEGQEPPHFWEALGGRAPYPSNKRLPEEVPSFQPRLFECSSQMGCLVLAEVVFFSQEDLDKYDIMLLDTWQEIFLWLGEAASEWKEAVAWGQEYLKTHPAGRSLATPIVLVKQGHEPPTFTGWFFTWDPYKWTSHPSYEEVVDGSLAAASTISEITAEVNNLRLSRWPGNGRAGAVALQALKGSQDSSENKLMRSPKSGGSRTSSSISSTSATINGGLRREQLMHQAVEDLPEGVDPARREFYLSDSDFQDIFGKSKEEFYSMATWRQRQEKKQLGFF is encoded by the exons ATGGACATCAGCAagggcctcccagccatgcaggGAGGCCTCCACATATGGATCACTGAG AACCGGAAGATGGTGCCGGTACCCGAGGGGGCTTACGGGAACTTTTTTGAGGAACACTGCTATGTCATCCTCCAC GTCCCCCAGAGCCCGAAGGCCACGCGGGGGGCGTCCAGCGACCTGCACTACTGGGTCGGGAAGCAGGCGGGTGCGGAAGCGCAGGGCGCTGCGGAGGCGTTCCAGCAGTGCCTACAGGACGAGCTGGGGGACCAGACCGTGCTGCACCGCGAGGTGCAGGCCCACGAGTCCGACTGCTTCTGCAGCTACTTCCGCCCGGGAATCAT CTACAGGAAGGGAGGCCTAGCGTCTGACCTCAAGCATGTGGAGACCAACTTGTTCAACATCCAGCGACTGCTGCACATCAAAGGGAGGAAGCACGTGTCTGCCACTGAG GTGGAGCTCTCCTGGAACAGCTTTAATAAGGGTGACATCTTCCTGCTGGACCTAGGCAAGATGATCATCCAGTGGAATGGGCCCAAGACCAGCATTTCTGAGAAGGCTCGG GGGCTGGCCTTGACCTACAGCCTCCGGGACAGGGAACGTGGTGGTCGTGCACAGATTGGTGTGGTGGATGATGAGGCCAAAGCCCCGGACCTCATGCAGATCATGGAGGCTGTGCTGGGCCGCAGGGTGGGCAGCCTgcgtgccgccacgcccagcaAGGATATCAACCAGCTGCAGAAGGCCAATGTTCGCCTGTACCA TGTCTATGAGAAGGGCAAAGACCTGGTGGTCCTGGAGTTGGCGATTCCCCCACTGACCCAGGACCTGCTGcaggaggag GACTTCTACATCCTGGACCAGGGTGGCTTCAAGATCTTTGTGTGGCAGGGACGCATGTCTAGCCTCCAGGAGAGAAAGGCTGCCTTCAGCCGGGCCGTG GGCTTCATCCAGGCGAAGGGCTACCCGACCTACACCAACGTGGAGGTGGTGAACGACGGCGCCGAATCGGCCGCGTTCAAGCAGCTCTTCCGGACTTGGTCTGAGAAGTGGAGCAGGAACCAGAAGCTCGGCGGGAGGG ATAAATCGATTCATGTAAAGCTGGACGTGGGCAAGCTGCACACCCAGCCTGAGTTAGCGGCCCAGCTCAGGATGGTGGACGACGGCTCTGGGAAGGTGGAG GTGTGGTGTATCCAGGACTTACACAGGCAGCCCGTGGACCCCAAGCGTCATGGACAGCTGTGTGCAGGCAACTGCTACCTTGTGCTCTACACATACCAGAGGCTGGGCCGTGTCCAGTACATCCTGTACCTATGGCAG GGCCACCAGGCCACTGCAGATGAGATTGAGGCCCTGAACGGCAACGCTGAGGAGCTAGATGTCATGTATGGTGGCGCCCTAGTACAGGAGCACGTGACCGTGGGCAGCGAGCCCCCCCACTTCCTCGCCATCTTCCAGGGCCAGCTGGTGATCTTCCAG GAGAGAGCTGGGCACCATGGAAAGGGGCAGTCAGCATCCACCACAAGGCTTTTCCAAGTTCAAGGCACCAACAGCCACAACACCAGGACCATGGAGGTGCCAGCCCGTGCCTCATCCCTCAACTCCAGTGACATCTTCTTGCTGGTCACAGCCAGCGTCTGCTACCTCTGGTTTGGGAAG GGCTGTAATGGTGATCAGCGTGAGATGGCACGGGTGGTGGTCACCGTCATTTCCAGGAAGAACGAGGAAACAGTGCTGGAGGGTCAGGAGCCTCCCCACTTCTGGGAGGCCCTGGGAGGCCGGGCGCCCTACCCCAGCAACAAAAG GCTCCCTGAGGAGGTCCCCAGCTTCCAGCCACGACTGTTTGAGTGCTCCAGCCAGATGGGCTGCCTGGTCCTCGCAGAAGTGGTGTTCTTCAGCCAGGAGGACCTGGACAAGTATGACATCATGTTACTGGACACCTGGCAGGAG ATCTTCCTGTGGCTTGGGGAAGCTGCAAGTGAGTGGAAGGAGGCAGTGGCCTGGGGCCAGGAGTACCTGAAGACCCACccagcagggaggagcctggccacACCCATCGTGCTGGTCAAGCAGGGCCATGAGCCTCCCACCTTCACTGGATGGTTCTTCACTTGGGACCCCTACAAGTGGACT AGCCACCCGTCCTACGAAGAAGTGGTGGATGGCAGCCTGGCAGCAGCATCAACCATCTCTGAGATAACAGCA GAAGTCAACAACCTCCGGCTATCCAGATGGCCAGGCAATGGCAGGGCAGGTGCCGTGGCCCTGCAGGCCCTCAAGGGCTCCCAGGACAGCTCAGAGAATAAGCTGATGCGGAGCCCCAAGTCGGGTGGCAGCAGAACCAGCAGCTCCATCAGCAGCACCAGCGCCACGATCAATGGGGGCCTGCGCCGGGAACAACTGATGCACCAGGCCGTTGAGGACCTGCCAGAGGGCGTGGACCCTGCCCGCAGGGAG TTCTATCTCTCAGACTCTGACTTCCAAGATATCTTTGGGAAATCCAAGGAGGAATTCTACAGCATGGCCACGTGGAGGCAGCGGCAGGAGAAAAAGCAGCTGGGCTTCTTCTGA